TTAACTTCCTTAGCAGAGTGGGTTAAAAATCAAAATCAATCGGAAGATGGGCAAAAGGCAAAAGGCAAGAGACAAGAGGTAATTTCTTTGAGTCAAGAAGCCGAAAAATATGTCTCTGATAGTGTTAACAGCAGTGAAGAAGCCTTAAGCGGTGCAAGGGATATTTTAGCGGAAGAAATCGCCGAAAAAGCTGAATTAAGAGCCTATTTGAGAGAATTTATTTTGAATAACGGTACTTTTGTCTCTCAGATAAAAAAAGATTACCCCGAAGGAAGCACAAAGTATGAGATGTATCGTAGTTTTACCTGTAAATTAACCAAAATCGCCCCCCATAACATTCTTGCTTTATATCGAGGAGAAGGAGAAAAAATCCTCAGTTTAGACGTTGATTTTGAGGAAGAAAGGGCAATTAACTATTTAGAGTCCAAGATAATTAAAACCAAAAACCCTGAAATTAAGCAATTTTACCAAGAAACTATTAAAGATAGCTTTAATCGCTTATTAAAACCAGCTTTACTGCGAGATGTGCGTTCAGAAATGAAAATATGGGCAGATACAGAGTCAATTAAAACCTTTGAGGCAAATTTGCGAGAATTGTTATTATCTCCTCCTGCAGGGATGAAACCGACAATGGGTATTGATCCGGGGTTTCGTACGGGTTGCAAAGTGGCGATTCTTTCCGAAACAGGGCAATTTTTAGAGTATCAGGCAATATTTCCTCATAATGGGTCAGAAAAAAGAAATCTTGCCAAAAATAGCTTAAAAAAACTAATCCAAAAATATCATATTGCTTTAATTGCCATTGGTAACGGCACTGCTTCCCGGGAAACCGATGATTTTGTCACGGAGGTGTTAAAGGAGATTGACACTAAACCCATCAAGGTGATGGTGAATGAGTCTGGTGCGTCTATTTATTCCGCTAGTGATGTGGCGATTAGTGAATTTCCTGATTTGGATGTCACCGTCAGAGGTGCGATTAGTATTGGTAGGAGGTTACAAGATCCCCTTGCCGAATTGGTGAAAATTGACCCAAAATCCATTGGAATAGGGCAGTATCAACACGATGTGGATCAAAAATTATTGAAACAAAAATTAGAAGAAACTGTCGAAAGTTGTGTTAATTATGTGGGAGTTGATTTGAATACTGCTTCTAAGGAATTGTTAGTTTTTGTCTCTGGAATTAATAGCACTATTGCGAATAATATTGTGCAGTATCGCAATGAAAAAGGGGTATTTAAAAATAGAAAAGAATTACTAAAAGTTAAGAAATTAGGGTCAAAAACTTTTGAATTGGCAGGAGGTTTTTTACGTATTCGAGACGGTGATAATCCTTTGGATAATACTGCTGTGCATCCAGAAAGTTATCCCATTGTTAAAAAAATTTCTAGTGATTTAAAAGTACCTTTAACGGAAATAACTCAACTTAATCAACATCTGAAAAAACTAGATTTAAAGCAGTATATCACTGACGAAATTGGCTTACCTACCCTACAAGATATTATTCAAGAATTGGAAAAACCCGGGCGCGATCCTCGTGCTGAATTTCAGTATGCTACTTTTAAGGAGGGTGTCACGGAAATTACCGATTTAAAAGAAGGTATGATTTTAGAGGGAGTTGTCACTAATGTGGTTAATTTTGGTGCTTTCGTGGATATAGGTGTGCATCAAGATGGTTTAGTACATATATCCCAAATGTGCGATCGCTTCGTGAGTGATGTTACAGAGGTTGTCAGAGTCGGGCAGGTTGTAAAAGTAAGAGTGTTAGAGGTTAACGAAAAATTAAAACGTATCGGTTTATCTATGAAGAATTAATGACTAGGGTCTGCTGAGTAAATCAAAAATCCATCAGACAAAAACTGATTTCGATGAAAAAAGTATGGCTCTATCAGTTTGAGTATGTAAATTATTAGTTAGGGTAGGCTGAAAGGCAAGAGGCAATAGGCAATAGGGGATTATTAAATAATAATTTATAAACTTTTAGTTTTTATTTTACTATAAACACTATTTAGGAAGTTATTTTCTATTAATTCATCATAACCACTGTAGAAGAACCAAAAGTATTGAAAAATAGATTGCTAAAAAATATTAAAACTATGATTAAGAAAATTGTTTTTAAATCAATTATAAAGTTCCTACTTTAATTATGAAAATGGAAACGGGTCTAACATTGCTCATTGTTATTGTTAATTATAAAACTCCTGATTTAACAATTAATTGTCTAAAATCTCTGTCAAATCAAATAGTAAAAATCAAAAATAGTCATGTTGTTGTTGTAGATAATAATTCTCAAGATGGTTCGCCAGAAAAAATAAATCAAATAATAAAAGAAAATAATTGGCAATGGGTTACGGTTTTAGCTGAATCCAAAAATTGGGGTTTTTCGGGGGGGAATAATCGAGGTTGAGAAACTTTTTCCAATCATGAATATGCTTTATTACTTAATAGCGATACAATTGTGTACGATCGCACCTTAGAATACTGTTTACAAGTGATGGAGGAGCAAAAAGATATTGGTGTGATGAGTTGTAAATTGTTAAATGAAGATGGTTCTTTACAGAATGTAACTCGAAAATTTCCAAATCCGATGCGATCGCTTATTTCTGCTTTAGGTTTACCGTGGTATTTACCCTTTTTATTCAACTGGGCGAACATTGATGATGACACTTGGGATAAAGAAAATACGAAAAAAGATGTTGACTGGTTAGGAGGTGCTTTTCTCTTGATTAGAGGCTCTCTTTTAAGGAAAATTGGCGGTTTGGATGAAGATTTTTTCTTTTATGGAGAAGACATCGAATTTAACTATCGTGTCTATAAAGCAGGATGGCGTCGTTATTATGATCCTACTGTTTCTATTATTCATTTAGGTGGCGGTTCTTCCGATGAAGAAAAAATGGCACAGTTAAAAAGAAAAACCTATTATTGGCAAGGTAGATATTTAGTGCAATCTAAATGTTATGGCAAAATTTTTGCTTTGATTTTATACTATGTAGATTTGTTAATCTTAGAATTAAAAATTCTAGTTTATAATCAACGGGATACCTATAAGTATAAATTAGCCCAAGAGATGCGATCGGTCTTAAAAAATCTGAACTTGAATTTTAACTAAGGTATTTTGATTTGCAGTTATTATTCAACTTTTAACAAAAATTTAATTACGATAATGAATAACGAGATTAATAATTTATTAATTCATGTAGGATATGCAAAATGTGCATCTAGCTGGTTACAACAATACTTTTTCGATAATGAACAACAAGGCTTTCTGAATCTTTTATCCTATCGTGAAACTTTTTTTCAGTTTGCTAGTACAAATAGTTTTGATTTTGAATCAGATCAGGTTCGTCAAAATTTATTATCTAAAATAAATCAAATTTCTCAAAAGGGACTTATTCCCGTTTTATCTCATGAGGATTTAGTTGGAAGCCCTCTATGTGGTTATTGGGGAAAAGAAGTTGCAGATCGTTTTTGTTCAACTTTTCCAGAGGCGAAAATTTTTATTATTATTAGAGAACAAAAATCAATGCTAATGTCTCTTTACCGGCAATATATTATAGTTGGTGGAACAGCCACAATTGATAATTTTTTAGCATAAATAACACTTCAAAACCTTTTTTAGAAACACCAATGTATTTAGACTTTTTTGAATTTGATAAACTGATTGAATATTATCAAAACTTGTTTGGAAAAAATAAAGTTTTAGTATTGCCTTTGGAGCTATTAAAATTTAATCAACAACTCTTTTTTGAAAAATTATTAAATTTTCTTAATATATCAAATGTGCCCAATATTGATATAAAGCCGTCTAACATTGGTCATCAAGGATTAGAACTAATGTATATGAGATTTTTTAACCGATTAGCAGGACCTTCCTATGAAGAAAATTTAGGTAGGTTGGTTAAGAACAAATTTTTATATAAACCTATGAAAATCATATCAAATTTATTACCATTAAAGTTACATGAAGGAATTGAAAATCATTGGAAGGAATCTATTAATGAGCGTGTAAAAAACACATTTAATTTTAGTAATCAAAAAACCAGTCATTTAATTGGATTTGATTTAAAAGAATTGGGTTATGATTGTTGACTCAATTACTAAGTATTTACAAACCTATGATTAATAAAAAGGTTAAATCATTGAAAATTGCGATCGCACCTTATTTTGGCGGTTATATTGGCAATAGTAATAACAAAGATACACTAATATCTTGGACAAAAGAAGCTGATGGAGGCTTAAGCAAACTATTTGACGAAATCAATAATGGCGGTTTATTAAGCAATAGTCCTAGTGGTGGTGCATTAGCAAAATCCTATCAAGATATGAGCAGCTATCTTCAATTAGCAAAAGAACAAGGTCTTTCCTTAGTGGCTTACGAAGGAGGACAACACTTAGTCGATAAAACGGCAACACCTGAAATAATTGATTTATTTGCCAAGGCTAACCGTGATCCTCGCATGGGTGAAATTTATAAAGAGTATTTTCAAACATGGTTTAACATGGGGGGAGGAGAATTTATTAACTTTAATGATGTTGGTTCTTATGGTAAATATGGTTATTGGGGTTTAACAGAGGGTTTAAATCAAAGTTCACCTAAGTATGAGGCAGTTATGGATTTAATAAATAACTCCACAAATTAAAGATAATTTTTTACGCTTGTCGTTAGCCATATTTTACTTAAGAGGTCTATTTATTATAATAGATCTCTATTTTTTATTTAAGGTGGCTTAATTGTGATTAGATTAAATAAAGAGCAAAAAAAACATTCTGAATTCTTTTGACAAAACTATTTGACCAAAGAAAGTGGGCTAGAAGTTGACAGGAAATAAATCACTTCAAGAAAGTTTTAATACCTTGTTTTTGCCATTGCTGAGATTTTGTTTTAGCTTCTATTTCTGTGTTAAAAACTCCTAGCTGAATTTTCATTTCTCCTTCAATATTAGTTATAAAAGCGTTAGGAATTTCTTTTTTTATATTATTAAATTGAGTCATATTTTCATAATTAGTTAATATAATATATTCTTTTTTTTGATTATTTTGAGAGGAGGAATTAGCCTCTATAGGCTCATCTTGATTCGGTAATGTATTTGAGTTTTCTTCCGATAAAGGGGGAGGTAATGGTAAAGAGGATTCACTTAATTCGTTATTATTAATTTCCTTCATTAAAGCTGTTTTTAAATCAGGATAGGGAGATGCGGGAATACTATTTTTAATATTTGCATTATCTACACTTGGGAGAGATGAGGGTAAAGGAGGAGATTTTTGTTCATTTTCTTCTTTTATTTGCTCGTCTATTATTTGCTCATCTTTTTGTTCTATTTCTGGTGTCACTTCATTAATGATTTGTTGATCTTTTCTACTCTGATCAACTATTTCTGCCTTTTGATTTGAACTGTTGAAATTAAA
This is a stretch of genomic DNA from Cyanobacterium aponinum PCC 10605. It encodes these proteins:
- a CDS encoding Tex family protein; this encodes MLNIPQVIASELSLNLENVESALELLNEGATIPFIARYRKERTGSLNEIQLRDIQERFNYLQELEQRRQFILDAIASQNKLSEPLKAQITACLQKNELEDLYLPYKPKKRTRATIAREKGLTSLAEWVKNQNQSEDGQKAKGKRQEVISLSQEAEKYVSDSVNSSEEALSGARDILAEEIAEKAELRAYLREFILNNGTFVSQIKKDYPEGSTKYEMYRSFTCKLTKIAPHNILALYRGEGEKILSLDVDFEEERAINYLESKIIKTKNPEIKQFYQETIKDSFNRLLKPALLRDVRSEMKIWADTESIKTFEANLRELLLSPPAGMKPTMGIDPGFRTGCKVAILSETGQFLEYQAIFPHNGSEKRNLAKNSLKKLIQKYHIALIAIGNGTASRETDDFVTEVLKEIDTKPIKVMVNESGASIYSASDVAISEFPDLDVTVRGAISIGRRLQDPLAELVKIDPKSIGIGQYQHDVDQKLLKQKLEETVESCVNYVGVDLNTASKELLVFVSGINSTIANNIVQYRNEKGVFKNRKELLKVKKLGSKTFELAGGFLRIRDGDNPLDNTAVHPESYPIVKKISSDLKVPLTEITQLNQHLKKLDLKQYITDEIGLPTLQDIIQELEKPGRDPRAEFQYATFKEGVTEITDLKEGMILEGVVTNVVNFGAFVDIGVHQDGLVHISQMCDRFVSDVTEVVRVGQVVKVRVLEVNEKLKRIGLSMKN
- a CDS encoding glycosyltransferase family 2 protein; this encodes METGLTLLIVIVNYKTPDLTINCLKSLSNQIVKIKNSHVVVVDNNSQDGSPEKINQIIKENNWQWVTVLAESKNWGFSGGNNRG